The following are encoded in a window of Panicum virgatum strain AP13 chromosome 5N, P.virgatum_v5, whole genome shotgun sequence genomic DNA:
- the LOC120674192 gene encoding probable serine incorporator: MTLAGSGVDMEAGGAAAGPGGAAADDEARCGGRFVEDWCCACAGLLAGPNPMMARYLYALIFLVTNLLAWTLRDYGNSALDELQRLKVCQGARYCLGAEGVLRVSLGCFLFFFVMFMSTVNTRKVHECRNSWHSEWWPAKVVLWLGFTVVTFLAPSPLVQLYGKVAHFGAGAFLVIQLISVTRFIMWLNDCCQSEVTRKRCHLQIQAVSIVTYVGSLLGIVLMYVWYAPSPACKLNILFVTVTLVLVQLMTFVSMSSKVKAGYLAPGLMGIYVVFLCWSAIRSEPHTEICNKKAEVATSADWVNIASFVIAVIVIVAATFSTGIDSKCLQFKKAEGESEEDDIPYGFGFFHLVFAMGAMYFAMIFVGWNAHQTMEKWTIDVGWASTWVRIGNEWLAAIVYIWMMIAPIIWKTRQVGSSAET; this comes from the exons ATGACGCTTGCTGGTAGCGGCGTCGACATGGAggccggtggcgcggcggcagggcccggcggcgcggccgccgacgacGAGGCGCGGTGCGGCGGGCGGTTCGTGGAGGACTGGTGCTGCGCCTGCGCGGGGCTCCTCGCCGGGCCCAACCCGATGATGGCGCGGTACCTGTACGCGCTCATCTTCCTCGTCACCAACCTCCTCGCCTGGACCCTCCGCGACTACGGCAACTCCGCCCTCGACGAGCTCCAGC GGCTCAAGGTCTGCCAGGGCGCGCGCTACTGCCTGGGAGCCGAGGGCGTGCTGCGGGTCAGCCTCGGCTGCTTT CTCTTCTTCTTCGTGATGTTCATGTCCACCGTGAACACGAGGAAGGTGCATGAGTGCCGGAACTCGTGGCACTCGGAGTGGTGGCCGGCCAAGGTCGTCCTCTGGCTGGGTTTCACAGTCGTCACCTTCctcgcgccgtcgccgctcgtCCAGCTCTACG GGAAGGTCGCGCATTTCGGAGCAGG GGCGTTCCTGGTGATCCAGCTCATCAGCGTGACCAGGTTCATCATGTGGCTCAACGACTGCTGCCAGTCGGAGGTCACCCGGAAGAGATG CCACCTGCAGATTCAGGCGGTGTCCATCGTCACCTACGTCGGGTCGCTGCTGGGGATCGTGCTCATGTACGTGTGGTACGCGCCGAGCCCGGCCTGCAAGCTCAACATCCTCTTCGTCACCGTCACGCTGGTGCTCGTGCAGCTCATGACCTTCGtctccatgagctccaag GTGAAGGCAGGGTACCTGGCGCCGGGGCTGATGGGCATCTACGTCGTGTTCCTGTGCTGGTCGGCAATCAGAAG TGAACCTCACACGGAGATCTGCAACAAGAAGGCAGAAGTTGCCACGAGTGCGGACTGGGTGAACATCGCG AGCTTTGTGATCGCGGTCATCGTCATCGTGGCAGCGACCTTCTCGACCGGAATCGACTCCAAGTGCCTCCAG TTCAAGAAGGCAGAGGGggagtcggaggaggacgaCATCCCCTACGGGTTCGGCTTCTTCCACCTGGTGTTCGCCATGGGCGCCATGTACTTCGCCATGATCTTCGTCGGCTGGAACGCGCACCAGACAATGGAGAA GTGGACGATCGACGTCGGGTGGGCGAGCACGTGGGTGCGCATCGGCAACGAGTGGCTGGCGGCGATCGTGTACA TATGGATGATGATCGCGCCCATCATCTGGAAGACGCGGCAGGTGGGATCATCGGCGGAGACATGA
- the LOC120676133 gene encoding leucine-rich repeat extensin-like protein 3, with translation MRGAVFLAVLVAAAAAAAAGEGRPAAVEVDPRWRFPSRRLRDAYVALQTWKRQAIFSDPRNLTADWVGPGVCNYTGVYCAPLPSAPRGELAVAGVDLNHGDIAGFLPPELGLLADLALLHLNSNRFCGVLPPALRRLRLLHELDLSNNRFVGPFPDVVLDLPALRFLDLRFNDFEGPVPPRLFDRPLDAIFLNHNRLRFQLPDNIGNSPASVVVLAHNSFGGCLPASIANMSGTLNEILLINNGLSSCFPAELGLLRELTVLDVSFNEIEGPLPPELALLRKLEQLDVAHNRLTGAIPPGICELPRLKNFTFSYNYFTGEPPACARVVPRDSDRSNCLPNRPAQRTPQQCAAFHARPPVKCAAFRCKPFVPPLPPPRLPSPPPPAPPLPSPPPPSPPPPSPSPPLASPPPPSPPPPSPSPPPPSPPPHSPPPPAPVHRPPPPPAAPHCPPCPILPTPPPCTPTHPWPPPPPSYPGPLPPTDPVRYASPPPPPHYPGPLPHTDPVRYASPPPPPHHQDPWPSVHPVQYGSPPPPPLH, from the coding sequence atgagaggaGCCGTGTTCCTGGcggtcctcgtcgccgccgcggcggcggcggcggcgggggaggggcggccggcggcggtggaggtggaccCGAGGTGGCGGTTCCCGAGCCGGCGGCTGCGGGACGCGTACGTCGCGCTGCAGACGTGGAAGCGGCAGGCCATCTTCTCCGACCCCCGGAACCTCACGGCCGACTGGGTGGGGCCCGGGGTCTGCAACTACACGGGCGTCTACTGCGCGCCGCTCCCCTCGGCCCCCCGCggggagctcgccgtcgccggggtCGACCTCAACCACGGCGACATCGCGGGGTTCCtcccgccggagctgggccTCCTCGCCGACCTCGCGCTGCTCCACCTCAACTCCAACCGCTTCTGCGGCGTCCTCCCGCCCGcgctgcgccgcctccgcctcctccacgagctcgacctcagcaacaaccgcTTCGTCGGCCCGTTCCCGGACGTCGTCCTCGACCTCCCCGCGCTCCGCTTCCTCGACCTCCGCTTCAACGACTTCGAGGGCCCCGTGCCGCCGCGCCTCTTCGACCGCCCGCTCGACGCCATCTTCCTCAACCACAACCGCCTCCGCTTCCAGCTCCCGGACAACATCGGCAACTCGCCCGCctccgtcgtcgtcctcgcgcACAACAGCTTCGGTGGGTGCCTCCCGGCGAGCATCGCCAACATGTCCGGCACGCTCAACGAGATCCTGCTCATCAACAACGGGCTCAGCTCCTGCTtcccggcggagctcgggctgcTGCGGGAGCTCACGGTGCTCGACGTCAGCTTCAACGAGATCGAGGgcccgctgccgccggagcTGGCCCTGCTGAGGAAGCTGGAGCAGCTGGACGTCGCGCACAACCGCCTCACCGGCGCGATACCGCCGGGGATTTGCGAGCTGCCGCGCCTCAAGAACTTCACCTTCTCCTACAACTATTTcaccggcgagccgccggcgtgcgcgcgcgtcGTGCCGCGGGACAGCGACCGGAGCAACTGCCTGCCCAACCGCCCGGCGCAGCGGACGCCGCAGCAGTGCGCCGCGTTCCACGCGCGCCCGCCCGTCAAATGCGCCGCGTTCCGGTGCAAGCCgttcgtcccgccactgcccccgccgcggcttccatcaccgccgccgcccgcgccacctctaccatcaccgccgccgccgtcaccgcccCCACCATCGCCGTCTCCTCCGCTGgcatcgccaccgccgccatctccaccaccaccatcaccatcaccgccgcccccgtctccaccgccgcattcaccgcctcctcccgcgcctGTTCACcgcccaccgccacccccggccGCTCCACATTGCCCACCATGCCCCATTCTGCCCACACCGCCACCCTGCACGCCAACgcatccatggccgccgccgccaccgtcttaCCCCGGCCCATTGCCACCCACAGATCCTGTTCGATACGcatcaccaccaccgccaccgcattACCCCGGCCCATTGCCACATACAGACCCTGTTCGATACGCGTCACCACCGCCTCCACCGCATCACCAAGACCCATGGCCATCAGTACACCCAGTTCAATATggatcgccgccgccccctccactGCATTGA
- the LOC120675871 gene encoding UDP-glycosyltransferase 75C1-like — translation MPAMVEEVRAAAEAGAAGPHFLVVTYPAQGHINPARHLARRLLRATGARVTISTAASAFRKMFPGDEEGAAAGECHRDAAGVWYVPYSDGYDAGFDRAVHDHTHYMSQVRVVGSRTLGAVLERLRAAGRPVTLVVYTLLLSWVADVARGHGVPAALYWIQPATVLAAYLHFFRGTDGVDRAIAAAGGDPMATVRVPGLPPLRIRDLPSFIANTSEDDPYAFVADMFRELVDMLGREDSPSVLTNTFDAMEPEAVASLREHGVDIVPVGPVLSFLDEAPGAGCVSVAKNGGNDLFKQDGTGYLEWLDAQAPGSVVYISFGSLSMMSKRQIEEVARGMAASGRPFLWVLREDNRSSEGAGDAASLGGERGMVVEWCDQVRVLSHPAVGCFVTHCGWNSTLESVACGVPTVGVPQWTDQGTNAWLVERLGAGVRAAVSDKDGVLEADELRRCLDFATSEMVRAKAAVWREKAHASAAEGGSSERNLRAFVGKQLGGGN, via the coding sequence ATGCCGGCCATGGTGGAGGaggtccgggcggcggcggaggcgggggcggccgggccGCACTTCCTGGTGGTGACCTACCCGGCGCAGGGCCACATCAACCCGGCGCGCCACCTCGCGCGCCGCCTGCTCCGCGCCACGGGGGCGCGCGTCACCATCTCCACCGCCGCGTCCGCGTTCCGCAAGATGTTCCCGGGCgacgaggagggggcggcggccggcgagtgccaccgcgacgccgcgggGGTGTGGTACGTGCCCTACTCCGACGGCTACGACGCCGGGTTCGACCGCGCCGTGCACGACCACACGCACTACATGAGCCAGGTCAGGGTCGTCGGCTCCCGCACGCTCGGGGCCGTCCTCGAACGCCTCCGCGCCGCGGGGCGGCCCGTCACGCTCGTCGTCTACACGCTGCTGCTCTCGTGGGTCGCCGACGTGGCCCGCGGCCACGGCGTGCCCGCCGCGCTCTACTGGATCCAGCCGGCCACCGTGCTCGCCGCGTACCTGCACTTCTTCCGCGGCACCGACGGCGTGGACAGGGCCatcgccgcggcgggcggcgacccCATGGCCACCGTCCGCGTCCCgggcctcccgccgctccgcatCCGCGACCTGCCGTCGTTCATCGCCAACACCTCCGAGGACGACCCGTACGCGTTCGTCGCCGACATGTTCCGCGAGCTCGTCGACATGCTCGGCCGCGAGGACAGCCCCAGCGTGCTCACCAACACGTTCGACGCCATGGAGCCCGAGGCGGTGGCGTCGCTGCGCGAGCACGGCGTCGACATCGTCCCCGTCGGCCCCGTGCTCTCCTTCCTCGACGAGGCGCCGGGGGCCGGGTGCGTGTCCGTCGCGAAGAACGGCGGCAACGACCTGTTCAAGCAGGACGGCACGGGCTACCTCGAGTGGCTGGACGCGCAGGCGCCCGGCTCGGTGGTGTACATCTCGTTCGGGAGCCTGTCGATGATGAGCAAGCGGCAGATCGAGGAGGTGGCGCGCGGCatggcggcgagcgggcggccgtTCCTGTGGGTGCTGCGGGAGGACAACCGCAGCAGcgagggcgccggcgacgcggcgtcgctcggcggcgagcgcggcatgGTGGTGGAGTGGTGCGACCAGGTGCGGGTGCTGTCGCACCCGGCCGTGGGGTGCTTCGTCACGCACTGCGGCTGGAACTCGACGCTGGAGAGCGTGGCGTGCGGCGTGCCCACCGTGGGGGTGCCCCAGTGGACGGACCAGGGCACCAACGCGTGGCTGGTGGAGCGGCTCGGCGCCGGGGTCAGGGCCGCCGTCAGCGACAAGGACGGCGTGCTGGAGGCCGACGAGCTGCGGAGGTGCCTCGACTTCGCCACGTCCGAGATGGTGCGCGCCAAGGCCGCCGTGTGGAGGGAGAAGGCGCACgcctcggcggcggagggcggctcGTCGGAGCGGAACCTCAGGGCGTTCGTCGGGAagcagctcggcggcggcaactAG